One part of the Gossypium raimondii isolate GPD5lz chromosome 1, ASM2569854v1, whole genome shotgun sequence genome encodes these proteins:
- the LOC105781910 gene encoding E3 ubiquitin-protein ligase UPL1 isoform X1 has protein sequence MKLKRRRYLEVPPKIRSFINSVTSAPLENIEEPLKDFVWEFDKGDFHHWVELFNHFDTFFEKHIKPRKDLQVEDKFFGSDPPFPREAVLQILRVIRLVLDNCTNKHFYSSYEQHLSSLLASTDADVVEACLQTLAAFLKKTIGKYSVRDASLSSKLFALAQGWGGKEEGLGLIACAIQNGCDTVAYDLGCTLHFEFYASNEVSSSEQSTRGLQIIHLPNINTHPETDLELLNKLVGEYKVPANLRFSLLSRLRFARAFGSLTSRQQYTRIRLYAFIVLVQASSDTDDLVSFFNNEPEFVNELVTLLSYEDAVSEKIRILCLLSLVALCQDRSRQPAVLTAVTSGGHRGILSSLMQKAIDSVISNTSKWSVVFAEALLSLVTALVSSSSGCSAMREAGFIPTLLPLLKDTDPQHLHLVTTAINILEAFMDYSNPAAALFRDLGGLDDTISRLKLEVSYVENSPKQLVEDPDCSGRISQVVAGASTELDNMQPLYSEALVAYHRRLLMKALLRAISLGTYAPGNTARIYGSEESLLPQCLCIIFRRAKDFGGGVFALAATVMSDLIHKDPTCFPVLDAAGLPSAFLDAIMDGVLCSAEAITCIPQCLGAFCLNTNGLAAVKDRNALRCFVKIFTSRTYVRSLTGDTPTSLSSGLDELMRHASSLRAPGVDMVIEILNVILRIGTGADTSSFAAESSAPVPMETDAEERNLIQPDDRESSRSESSDQMSEVSPDTSLMNIELFLPDCISNVGRLLETILQNADTCRIFVEKKGIDAVLRLFTLPLLPLSASVGQSISVAFKSFSPQHSASLARAVCSFLREQLKLTNELLASIGGTQLATVETGNQTKVLRSLSSLEGILSLCNFLLKGTTSVVSELSTVDADVLKDLGRAYREIIWQISLSNDTMADEKRKADQESEGTDTGPSNAAVGRESDDDASTPAVRYMNPVSIRSGSQFLGSADREFLSLVRSGESLHRRSRHGLSRLRGGRNGRHLNALNIDSDSSHSLPETSSVQDLKTKSPGLLVIEILNKLAFTLRSFFTALVKGFTTPYRRRADVGSLSSASKTLGMALAKIFLEALGFSGYSSSSGLDTSLSVKCRYLGKVVDDMGALTFDSRRRTCYTGMVNNFYVHGTFKELLTTFEATSQLLWTLPYSIPTPAIEHEKAGDANKVSHGTWLLDTLQCYCRVLEYFVNSTSLLFGNSTSQTQLLVQPVAAGLSIGLFPVPRDPETFVRMLQSQVLDVILLIWNHPLFPNCSPGFVASVVSIVMHIYSGVGDVKRNRSSITGSTNQRFMPPAPDEGTIATIVEMGFSRARAEEALRRVETNSVEMAMEWLISHADDPVQEDDELARALALSLGNSSETSKVDSVDKPMDVMTEEGRPTAPPIDDILNASVKLFQSSDNMAFSLTDLLVTLCNRNKGEDRPKVLSFLIQQLRLCPLDFSKDSSALCMISHIVALLLSEDGNTREIAGQNGVVPAVLDILIDFKAKNDAGNEIMAPKCISALLLILDNMLQSRPRLFSESVEGTQTVSQPDSSGDHASLTVPEPVTEKKSASDANEKEPITSFEKILGKSTGYLTVEESQNLLLLACELIKQHVPAMVMQAVLQLCARLTKTHALALQFLENGGLAALFSLPRTCFFPGYDTVASAIIRHLLEDPQTLQTAMELEIRQTLSGSRHAGRVSPRTFLTSMAPVICRDPVVFMKAATAVCQLESSGGRPFVVLLKEKEREKDKLKASGAEVGLASNEPVRIPENRVNDGTGKCSKGHKKIPANLAQVIDQLLEIVLKYPSAKGQEDSATGLISMEIDEPTSKVKGKSKVEETRKMESENERSAGLAKVTFVLKLLSDILLMYVHAVGVILRRDSEMGQLRVSNQSDTSGSPGIVHHILHRLLPLSVDKSSGLDEWRDKLSEKASWFLVVLCGRSSEGRKRVINELVKALSSLSNVESNSMNSSLVPDKRVFAFADLAYSILSKNSSSSNLPGTGCSPDIAKSMIEGGVVQCLTNILEVVDLDHSDAPKTVSLMLKALESLTRAANANEQVFKFECFNKKKSLSSNERHTDQVTISAAEETEHNQNGGGQQAVVDAETTEQQHQVTLQIEDNHNANSNDPIEQDMRVEVEPVASNRPVELGMDFMREEMEGGVLHNVDQIEMTFRVENRADDDMADEDDDMADDGEDDEDDDEGEDEDEDIAEDGAGMMSLADTDVEDHDDTGLGDDYNDDMIDEEDDDFHERRVIEVRWREALDGLDHLQVLGQPGGASGLIDVAAEPFEGVNVDDLFGLRRPVGFERRRSNGRSSFDRSVTEVNGFQHPLLLRPSQAGDLSLMWSSGGNSSRDLEAFSSGSFDVTHFYMFDAPGLPFDHAPNSLFGDRLGSAAPPPLTDYPVGMDSLHLQGRRGPGDGRWTDDGQPQASAQAAAIAQAVEEQFVSHLRSTAPANNLAERQSQNSGVQESQPSDAPPSNDGKAVVEGENTSSQQSEDQLQENNNGISQELNRTGESVTCQGQLNPQSGDMAESIQRHEGILTQTFSLNNAPDEHDNMEIGDGNGTTAADQVEQISEMVNLPEGGSVVPENLSPQGMGDDGLSGGDGQAGNRILTGTGLEMPNPGDSNGSSVHERIDVDMNTANAEENQTDQSIPHEIGAEEPDTLDSQDANQADQASANIEGPGSNAIDPTFLEALPEDLRAEVLASQQAQSVQPPTYVPPSADNIDPEFLAALPPDIQAEVLAQQRAQRVAQQAEGQPVDMDNASIIATFPADLREEVLLTSSEAVLSALPSPLLAEAQMLRDRAMSHYQARSLFGGSHRLSNRRNGLGLDRQTVMDRGVGITLGRRPGATISDSLKVKEIEGEPLLNSNSLKALIRLLRLAQPLGKGLLQRLLLNLCAHSATRATLVKLLLDMIRSEVEGSSSGLSTINSQRLYGCHSKVVYGRSQVFDGLPPLVLRRVLEILTYLATNHSAVSNMLFHYDPSILSEPLSPQNPETKKDKGKEKIIDGDASKPLGNSQGDIPLILFLKLLNRPLFLLSTTHLEQVVGLLQVVVYTAASKLESWSLSHLAVDNSSSQNLLDEEASGDAHKDLPLTEQESNQEKRTNTESSGSKGNKNVDFHNIFLQLPESDLCNLCSLLGREGLSDKVYMLAGEVLKKLASVAVTHRKFFTSELSELAHGLSSSAVNELVTLRNTQMLGLSAGSMAGAAILRVLQVLSSLTSTNVGDDTPEGGDDEQEEQATMWKLNVSLEPLWEELSNCIGLTEAQLAQSSLCPTVSNINVGEHLQGASSSSPLPPGTQRLLPFIEAFFVLCEKLHANHSIMQQDHVNVTAQEVKESAECSVSLPSKCGGDSQKKLDGSVTFARFAEKHRRLLNAFVRQNPGLLEKPLSMLLKAPRLIDFDNKRAYFRSRIRQQHEQHLAGPLRISVRRAYVLEDSYNQLRMRPTQDLKGRLNVQFQGEEGIDAGGLTREWYQLLSRVIFDKGALLFTTVGSNATFQPNSNSVYQTEHLSYFKFVGRVVAKALFDGQLLDVYFTRSFYKHILGVKVTYHDIEAVDPDYYKNLKWMLENDVSDIPDLTFSMDADEEKHILYEKTEVTDYELKPGGRNTRVTEETKHEYVDLVADHILTNAIRPQINSFLEGFNELVPRELISIFNDKELELLISGLPEIDLDDLKANTEYTGYTAASPVIQWFWEVVKAFSKEDMARLLQFVTGTSKVPLEGFKALQGISGPQKFQIHKAFGAPERLPSAHTCFNQLDLPEYSSKEQLQERLLLAIHEASEGFGFG, from the exons ATGAAGCTCAAGCGAAGGAGGTATTTAGAAGTG CCTCCCAAAATCAGATCCTTCATCAATAGCGTGACTTCTGCGCCTCTGGAGAATATAGAGGAACCTCTGAAAGATTTTGTTTGGGAGTTTGATAAG GGAGATTTTCATCATTGGGTTGAGCTTTTTAACCATTTTGACACATTTTTTGAGAAGCATATAAAACCAAGGAAAGATTTGCAGGTTGAGGATAAATTTTTTGGATCTGATCCTCCTTTCCCCAGGGAAGCAGTTCTTCAAATTCTTCGTGTTATAAGACTAGTCTTGGACAACTGCacaaataagcatttttatagCTCTTATGAG CAGCATCTTTCATCCTTGCTTGCATCGACTGATGCTGATGTTGTTGAGGCTTGCTTGCAAACTTTAGCTGCTTTCTTGAAGAAAACAATTGGAAAGTACTCTGTCAGAGATGCATCTCTGAGTTCTAAGTTATTTGCACTTGCACAAGGTTGGGGGGGAAAAGAAGAGGGTCTAGGATTGATTGCATGTGCTATACAGAATGGATGCGATACAGTTGCTTATGATCTTGGGTGTACTCTACATTTTGAGTTCTATGCATCAAATGAGGTCTCTTCCTCTGAACAGTCTACCCGAGGTTTacaaattattcatttacctaATATCAACACTCATCCAGAGACTGATTTGGAGCTCTTGAATAAATTAGTTGGTGAATATAAGGTACCAGCCAATTTAAGATTTTCTTTATTATCAAGATTGCGGTTTGCAAGGGCTTTTGGATCTTTAACATCTCGGCAGCAGTATACGCGCATTCGCTTGTATGCCTTCATCGTTCTTGTTCAGGCAAGCAGTGATACTGATGACcttgtttctttcttcaatAATGAGCCTGAGTTTGTCAATGAATTAGTTACTTTACTGAGTTATGAAGATGCAGTTTCTGAGAAAATTCGGATTTTATGTCTGCTTTCTTTGGTTGCTCTTTGTCAAGACCGATCCCGCCAACCAGCTGTATTGACTGCTGTTACATCTGGTGGACACCGTGGCATTCTATCTAGTCTCATGCAGAAAGCCATTGATTCTGTAATTAGCAATACCTCAAAGTGGTCTGTTGTGTTTGCTGAGGCTCTACTATCCCTTGTCACTGCTTTGGTTTCATCATCATCAGGTTGCTCAGCCATGCGTGAAGCAGGGTTTATACCTACTCTTTTACCTCTGCTTAAAGATACCGATCCTCAGCATCTGCATTTGGTTACCACAGCCATCAATATTCTGGAAGCTTTTATGGATTACAGTAATCCTGCAGCTGCACTGTTCAGAGACTTGGGTGGTTTAGATGATACAATCTCTCGCTTAAAACTTGAAGTTTCTTATGTGGAAAACAGTCCAAAGCAACTAGTTGAAGACCCTGATTGTAGTGGGAGGATTTCACAAGTAGTCGCAGGAGCGTCAACTGAGCTTGATAATATGCAGCCTTTGTATTCTGAAGCATTAGTTGCTTATCATCGACGGCTACTCATGAAAGCTTTGTTACGGGCTATATCTCTTGGAACATATGCCCCTGGAAACACTGCTCGTATTTATGGATCTGAGGAGAGCTTGTTGCCACAATGCTTATGTATCATATTCAGACGAGCAAAAGATTTTGGTGGGGGAGTATTTGCACTTGCAGCAACTGTTATGAGTGATCTAATTCACAAGGATCCTACTTGCTTTCCTGTCTTAGATGCTGCTGGTCTTCCATCTGCCTTCCTAGATGCTATTATGGATGGTGTTCTCTGCTCTGCCGAAGCCATAACATGCATACCTCAGTGTTTGGGTGCCTTCTGTCTTAATACTAATGGTCTTGCGGCAGTGAAAGATCGCAATGCTTTGAGGTGCTTTGTCAAGATATTTACTTCTAGAACATATGTGCGGTCTCTTACCGGAGATACTCCTACTTCTTTGTCAAGTGGCTTGGATGAACTTATGCGTCATGCTTCTTCATTGCGTGCACCTGGAGTGGACATGGTGATTGAGATCTTGAATGTCATACTGAGAATCGGAACTGGGGCTGACACTTCATCTTTTGCTGCTGAATCTTCTGCCCCTGTTCCAATGGAAACTGATGCTGAAGAACGGAATTTGATTCAGCCAGATGACAGGGAATCCTCAAGGAGTGAGAGTTCAGATCAGATGTCAGAGGTGTCTCCTGATACTTCTTTAATGAATATTGAATTGTTCCTTCCTGATTGTATTAGCAATGTGGGCCGTCTTCTTGAAACCATCCTTCAGAATGCTGATACATGCCGTATATTTGTTGAAAAGAAAGGGATTGACGCTGTCCTGCGGTTGTTTACCTTGCCTTTACTGCCTCTTTCAGCATCAGTTGGACAGAGCATTTCTGTTGCCTTCAAGAGCTTTTCACCTCAGCATTCTGCATCTCTGGCTCGAGCAGTTTGTTCATTCCTAAGAGAACAGCTGAAGTTAACAAATGAACTGTTGGCTTCTATTGGAGGAACTCAGCTAGCCACTGTTGAAACTGGCAACCAGACTAAGGTTCTGAGATCTCTTTCTAGTCTTGAAGGTATATTGTCTCTTTGCAATTTTCTTTTGAAGGGCACTACTAGCGTTGTCTCTGAGTTGAGCACTGTAGATGCTGATGTATTGAAAGATCTTGGGAGGGCATACAGGGAAATAATATGGCAAATTTCTCTGTCTAATGACACCATGGCTGATGAGAAGCGAAAAGCTGATCAAGAGAGTGAGGGTACAGACACTGGTCCATCAAATGCCGCTGTTGGAAGGGAAAGTGATGATGATGCTAGTACCCCAGCTGTGAGATACATGAATCCAGTTTCTATTAGGAGTGGTTCTCAGTTTCTGGGTAGTGCAGACCGAGAGTTTCTTTCACTTGTTCGTTCTGGTGAAAGTTTGCACCGTCGTAGTCGACATGGTCTGTCCCGTTTAAGGGGTGGAAGGAATGGTCGACACCTGAATGCTCTGaacattgattctgattctTCTCACAGTTTGCCAGAAACATCTTCTGTCCAggatttgaaaacaaaaagtcCTGGTCTTCTTGTCATAGAAATTCTTAACAAGCTTGCTTTCACATTGCGGTCCTTTTTCACAGCTCTTGTTAAGGGGTTTACGACACCTTACCGTCGTAGAGCTGATGTTGGATCATTAAGTTCGGCTTCAAAGACTCTTGGTATGGCCCTGGCTAAAATATTTCTTGAGGCACTGGGTTTCTCTGggtattcttcttcttcaggaCTTGATACTTCACTTTCTGTCAAGTGTCGGTACCTTGGGAAAGTTGTTGATGACATGGGAGCACTGACATTTGACAGTAGGCGGCGAACATGTTATACAGGAATGGTTAATAACTTTTATGTGCATGGAACCTTTAAGGAGCTACTTACCACTTTTGAAGCTACTAGTCAGTTATTGTGGACATTACCTTACTCTATCCCTACACCTGCTATTGAACACGAGAAAGCAGGTGATGCAAATAAAGTCTCCCATGGTACATGGCTGCTTGATACATTACAATGCTACTGCCGTGTGCTCGAGTATTTTGTTAATTCTACATCATTATTGTTTGGGAATTCTACATCTCAGACTCAGCTGCTTGTTCAGCCTGTTGCTGCTGGCTTGTCAATCGGCCTCTTTCCTGTTCCTAGGGACCCAGAAACCTTTGTGCGCATGCTGCAGTCTCAGGTGCTGGATGTGATTCTTCTGATCTGGAACCATCCTTTGTTTCCTAATTGTAGTCCTGGTTTTGTGGCTTCTGTTGTTTCTATTGTCATGCATATATACTCAGGTGTTGGTGATGTGAAACGAAATCGCAGCAGTATTACAGGAAGTACAAACCAACGTTTCATGCCCCCAGCACCTGATGAAGGAACCATTGCTACCATTGTCGAGATGGGTTTTTCTAGGGCTAGAGCAGAGGAAGCCCTGAGACGAGTTGAAACAAATAGTGTTGAAATGGCCATGGAGTGGCTGATTAGTCATGCTGACGATCCTGTGCAAGAGGATGATGAACTAGCTCGAGCTCTTGCTTTATCACTTGGAAATTCATCAGAGACATCCAAAGTTGACAGTGTTGATAAGCCAATGGATGTCATGACTGAAGAAGGGAGGCCCACAGCACCACCAATTGATGATATCCTCAATGCATCTGTTAAGTTGTTCCAGAGTAGTGATAATATGGCATTTTCATTAACAGACTTGCTTGTAACACTTTGCAATCGTAACAAAGGAGAAGACCGTCCAAAAGTGCTATCATTTCTTATTCAGCAGCTGAGGCTCTGTCCATTGGATTTTTCTAAGGACTCCAGTGCATTGTGTATGATATCTCATATTGTAGCGCTGCTGCTTTCTGAGGATGGAAATACACGTGAAATTGCTGGCCAGAATGGTGTAGTACCTGCTGTTCTGGATATCTTGATTGACTTTAAGGCTAAAAATGATGCGGGAAATGAAATTATGGCACCAAAATGTATCAGTGCTTTACTGTTGATCTTGGATAACATGTTGCAGTCCCGTCCAAGATTGTTTTCTGAGTCGGTGGAGGGTACCCAGACAGTATCTCAGCCTGATTCATCTGGGGACCATGCTTCTTTGACTGTTCCAGAACCAGTGACAGAGAAAAAATCAGCTTCAGATGCTAATGAGAAAGAACCAATCACTTCATTTGAGAAAATATTGGGTAAATCTACTGGTTACTTGACTGTAGAAGAAAGTCAGAATCTGCTGCTTCTTGCTTGTGAACTAATCAAACAGCACGTTCCAGCAATGGTGATGCAGGCTGTACTTCAGTTATGTGCTCGCTTGACAAAAACGCATGCTCTAGCTTTGCAATTTCTTGAGAATGGAGGCTTAGCTGCTCTCTTTAGTCttccaagaacttgtttttttCCTGGTTATGATACTGTTGCATCTGCCATTATTAGACATCTCCTTGAAGATCCTCAGACTTTGCAAACTGCCATGGAGTTGGAGATTAGACAGACTTTGAGTGGCAGCAGGCATGCTGGCCGTGTTTCGCCTCGCACATTTTTAACATCAATGGCGCCTGTTATATGCAGAGATCCTGTAGTGTTTATGAAAGCTGCTACTGCGGTTTGTCAATTGGAGTCATCAGGGGGTAGACCCTTTGTAGTTCTATTGAAGGAAAAGGAGAGAGAGAAAGACAAATTGAAAGCTTCTGGTGCTGAAGTTGGGTTAGCTTCAAATGAACCTGTGCGAATTCCTGAGAATAGGGTAAATGATGGAACAGGTAAGTGTTCCAAAGGCCACAAAAAGATTCCAGCCAATCTTGCTCAAGTGATTGATCAGCTTCTTGAAATAGTTCTGAAGTATCCTTCTGCCAAAGGCCAGGAAGATAGTGCAACTGGCTTAATTTCTATGGAGATTGATGAACCCACAAGCAAGGTGAAGGGTAAGTCAAAGGTTGAAGAAACTAGGAAAATGGAGTCTGAAAATGAAAGATCTGCAGGGCTTGCTAAGGTGACTTTTGTCCTCAAGTTATTGAGTGATATTCTTTTAATGTATGTACATGCAGTAGGAGTCATATTGAGAAGGGATTCAGAAATGGGTCAACTCCGTGTTTCTAATCAATCAGACACGTCTGGCAGCCCTGGCATTGTTCATCATATTTTGCATAGGTTGCTTCCCTTATCTGTTGATAAATCATCTGGACTTGATGAATGGAGGGACAAGTTGTCTGAAAAAGCTTCTTGGTTTCTGGTGGTTCTGTGTGGCCGTTCCAGTGAAGGCCGTAAAAGAGTGATTAACGAACTTGTGAAAGCCTTATCTTCTCTCTCAAATGTGGAAAGTAATTCAATGAATAGCTCCTTGGTGCCTGACAAAAGGGTTTTTGCTTTTGCTGATTTGGCATATTCAATTTTGTCAAAGAACTCATCATCAAGCAACTTACCTGGCACTGGCTGCTCACCAGATATAGCAAAAAGCATGATTGAAGGAGGAGTAGTTCagtgtctaaccaatattcTAGAAGTGGTTGATTTGGATCATTCTGATGCACCGAAAACTGTAAGTCTGATGCTCAAGGCTTTGGAAAGCCTGACTAGGGCTGCTAATGCAAATGAGCAGGTTTTCAAGTTCGAATGTTTCAACAAGAAGAAGTCATTGTCTTCAAACGAAAGACATACTGATCAGGTAACTATATCTGCTGCTGAGGAGACAGAGCACAACCAGAATGGGGGTGGTCAGCAAGCAGTTGTAGATGCAGAGACAACTGAACAACAACATCAAGTGACTTTGCAAATTGAAGACAATCACAACGCAAACTCAAATGATCCTATCGAGCAAGATATGAGAGTTGAAGTGGAGCCTGTAGCTAGCAACAGACCAGTGGAACTTGGGATGGATTTCATGCGTGAAGAAATGGAAGGAGGTGTGTTGCACAATGTTGACCAAATCGAGATGACATTCCGGGTGGAGAATAGGGCAGATGATGATATGGCTGATGAGGATGATGACATGGCGGATGATGGGGAGgatgatgaggatgatgatgaGGGGGAGGATGAGGATGAGGATATAGCTGAAGATGGTGCTGGAATGATGTCTTTAGCTGATACTGATGTGGAGGACCATGATGATACTGGTTTGGGAGATGACTATAACGATGACATGattgatgaagaagatgatgacttTCATGAGCGACGTGTCATAGAGGTGAGGTGGAGGGAAGCCCTTGATGGGTTAGACCATCTGCAAGTACTTGGGCAACCTGGAGGTGCAAGCGGTTTAATTGATGTGGCTGCTGAACCTTTTGAAGGTGTGAATGTGGATGATCTCTTTGGTCTTCGTAGGCCTGTAGGTTTTGAACGCAGGCGATCTAATGGTAGGTCTTCCTTTGATCGTTCTGTTACAGAAGTAAATGGCTTTCAACATCCTCTTCTGTTAAGACCATCCCAGGCAGGGGACTTGAGCTTGATGTGGTCATCCGGTGGGAATTCATCCAGGGATTTGGAAGCTTTCTCATCTGGGAGTTTTGATGTTACCCACTTTTACATGTTTGATGCTCCTGGTCTGCCATTTGATCATGCACCAAATAGCCTGTTTGGTGATCGATTGGGTAGTGCAGCACCCCCACCCTTGACTGATTATCCTGTAGGCATGGACTCATTGCATCTGCAAGGGAGAAGGGGGCCTGGTGATGGACGGTGGACTGATGATGGTCAGCCACAAGCAAGTGCTCAAGCTGCAGCAATTGCACAGGCTGTAGAGGAACAGTTTGTATCTCATTTGCGCAGTACAGCTCCAGCCAACAATTTAGCAGAAAGGCAGTCACAAAATTCTGGAGTCCAGGAGTCGCAACCATCAGATGCTCCTCCATCAAATGATGGGAAGGCTGTGGTAGAGGGAGAGAACACCAGTAGTCAGCAGAGTGAAGATCAGCTGCAAGAAAATAACAATGGAATTTCACAGGAACTTAATCGAACAGGTGAAAGTGTTACATGTCAAGGGCAGCTCAATCCTCAGTCTGGTGATATGGCTGAATCTATTCAAAGGCATGAAGGGATATTAACTCAAACGTTTTCTTTGAACAATGCACCAGATGAGCATGATAACATGGAAATTGGAGATGGGAATGGCACAACAGCTGCTGATCAAGTAGAGCAAATTTCTGAAATGGTTAACTTGCCTGAGGGGGGTTCTGTTGTGCCTGAAAACCTTTCACCACAGGGCATGGGTGATGATGGATTGTCAGGAGGAGATGGTCAGGCAGGTAATCGTATTTTGACAGGTACTGGTTTGGAGATGCCTAACCCAGGTGATTCTAATGGGTCTTCGGTTCATGAGCGTATTGATGTGGACATGAATACTGCTAATGCTGAAGAGAACCAAACCGATCAATCAATTCCTCATGAAATTGGTGCAGAGGAGCCAGACACACTTGATTCTCAGGATGCTAATCAGGCTGATCAAGCTAGTGCTAATATTGAGGGTCCTGGTTCTAATGCCATAGACCCTACCTTCTTGGAGGCATTACCTGAAGATTTACGGGCAGAAGTTTTGGCTTCCCAACAAGCCCAATCTGTTCAACCTCCGACTTATGTACCACCTTCAGCAGATAATATTGACCCTGAGTTCTTAGCTGCTCTTCCGCCAGACATTCAGGCAGAAGTATTAGCACAGCAAAGAGCACAGAGAGTTGCACAGCAAGCTGAGGGTCAACCTGTGGATATGGATAACGCTTCTATCATTGCCACCTTCCCTGCTGATCTGCGTGAAGAG GTGCTTTTGACTTCTTCAGAAGCAGTTTTGTCAGCATTACCATCTCCTTTACTTGCTGAAGCTCAAATGCTTAGGGATAGAGCAATGAGTCATTACCAGGCACGCAGTTTGTTTGGAGGTAGCCATAGGCTAAGTAATCGGAGGAATGGTTTGGGTTTGGATAGGCAAACAGTGATGGACAGGGGTGTTGGAATTACATTGGGCCGAAGGCCTGGTGCTACCATTTCAGATAGCTTAAAAGTGAAGGAAATTGAAGGGGAGCCTCTTCTGAACTCCAATTCTTTGAAAGCTTTAATTCGCCTTCTACGGCTAGCACAG CCGCTTGGGAAAGGCCTTCTGCAGAGGCTTCTGTTAAATCTTTGTGCACATAGTGCTACTAGGGCAACTTTGGTAAAGCTCTTGCTTGATATGATTAGATCTGAAGTTGAAGGCTCTAGCAGTGGTTTGTCAACAATTAATTCCCAAAGGCTTTATGGTTGCCATTCAAAAGTTGTTTATGGTCGGTCACAGGTGTTCGATG GTCTTCCACCTCTTGTACTACGTCGtgttcttgaaattttgactTATTTGGCTACAAATCATTCTGCCGTTTCAAATATGCTGTTCCACTATGATCCTTCAATTCTTTCTGAGCCTTTGAGCCCCCAAAACCCAGAAACCAAGAAAGATAAAGGCAAGGAGAAAATTATCGATGGAGATGCATCAAAACCCTTGGGAAACTCTCAAGGGGATATCCctctaatattatttcttaagCTCTTGAACCGACCGCTGTTTTTGCTCAGCACTACCCATCTTGAGCAG GTTGTAGGTTTACTTCAAGTTGTTGTCTACACAGCAGCATCAAAATTAGAAAGCTGGTCACTCTCTCATTTAGCTGTTGATAATTCAAGTTCTCAGAACCTGCTCGATGAAGAAGCTTCTGGTGATGCACATAAGGACCTTCCTTTGACAGAACAAGAGTCTAATCAAGAGAAGCGGACCAACACTGAATCCTCTGGATCTAAAGGCAATAAAAATGTGGACTTTCATAATATTTTCTTGCAGCTACCAGAATCTGATTTGTGCAATTTGTGCAGTCTTCTTGGTCGTGAGGG gtTGTcagataaagtttatatgttagCTGGTGAGGTGCTGAAGAAACTGGCATCAGTTGCTGTGACCCATCGGAAATTCTTTACCTCAGAGCTTTCAGAATTAGCTCATGGTTTGAGTAGTTCGGCTGTCAATGAGCTTGTAACACTGAGGAATACGCAGATGCTGGGTCTTAGTGCAGGTTCCATGGCAGGAGCTGCTATTCTACGTGTGCTACAAGTGCTTAGCTCACTCACTTCAACTAATGTTGGTGATGATACACCTGAGGGTGGTGATGATGAACAGGAAGAGCAAGCTACCATGTGGAAGTTAAATGTATCATTAGAGCCATTGTGGGAAGAATTGAGTAATTGTATTGGCTTGACTGAGGCACAGCTGGCTCAGAGTTCACTCTGTCCAACTGTATCTAATATAAATGTTGGGGAGCATCTTCAAGGAGCATCCTCGTCATCACCACTTCCTCCTGGGACTCAGAGACTTCTTCCTTTCATTGAGGCCTTCTTTGTTTTGTGTGAAAAGTTACATGCCAATCATTCTATCATGCAACAAGATCATGTAAATGTGACTGCACAAGAAGTAAAAGAGTCTGCTGAGTGTTCTGTTTCCTTACCCTCTAAATGCGGTGGGGATTCTCAGAAGAAGCTAGATGGTTCTGTCACATTCGCAAGGTTTGCCGAGAAGCATCGTAGACTTCTGAACGCTTTTGTTAGGCAAAATCCTGGCTTGCTAGAAAAACCGCTATCTATGTTGCTGAAAGCTCCAAGGTTGATCGACTTTGATAACAAGAGAGCATATTTCCGTTCAAGAATAAGGCAACAACATGAACAACATCTTGCTGGTCCACTGCGGATAAGTGTGCGGCGGGCATATGTTTTGGAGGACTCATACAATCAGTTACGAATGCGACCTACTCAGGATCTGAAAGGTCGCTTGAATGTGCAGTTTCAAGGGGAAGAGGGCATTGATGCCGGTGGACTGACTAGAGAATGGTATCAGTTACTCTCAAGGGTCATATTTGATAAAGGTGCATTACTTTTTACTACTGTGGGGAGCAATGCAACTTTCCAGCCAAATTCCAATTCTGTTTACCAGACCGAGCATCTTTCTTACTTCAAATTCGTTGGTCGCGTG GTTGCAAAGGCACTATTTGATGGTCAACTTTTGGATGTTTATTTTACTCGATCCTTCTACAAGCATATTCTTGGTGTTAAGGTGACCTACCATGATATAGAGGCAGTTGATCCTGATTATTACAAGAATCTGAAGTGGATGCTGGAG AATGATGTAAGCGACATTCCTGACCTGACTTTCAGCATGGATGCTGATGAAGAAAAGCACATACTTTATGAAAAAACTGAG GTCACTGATTATGAGCTCAAACCTGGAGGAAGAAACACCAGAGTTACTGAAGAAACAAAACATGAATATGTAGACCTTGTTGCTGATCATATCTTGACAAATGCTATCCGTCCTCAAATCAATTCCTTCCTTGAGGGATTTAATGAATTGGTGCCACGTGaacttatttcaatttttaatgataaagAGCTCGAGTTACTAATCAGTGGACTTCCTGAAATTGATT TGGATGATCTAAAGGCCAACACTGAGTATACTGGCTATACGGCTGCATCTCCTGTTATTCAATGGTTTTGGGAAGTTGTTAAAGCTTTTAGTAAAGAGGACATGGCAAGATTGCTTCAGTTTGTAACTGGAACATCAaag GTGCCATTGGAGGGTTTTAAGGCACTGCAGGGTATCTCTGGTCCACAAAAATTTCAGATTCACAAGGCTTTTGGAGCTCCTGAGCGGCTGCCTTCTGCCCATACATG CTTTAATCAGTTAGATCTTCCTGAGTATTCATCAAAGGAACAGCTTCAGGAACGCCTGCTGCTGGCTATCCATGAAGCTAGTGAAGGGTTTGGCTTTGGATGA